Part of the Anaerolineae bacterium genome is shown below.
CAGCCGGTCAAAGATGGCTCCCGTTATTACGGCCCGTACACCTCGGTATGGGCGGTGCATCAAACTCTGGATGTGCTGCGGCGCATTTTCCCCTACCTCACCTGCAACCGCACCATTACCGGCCAAGATGAGCGGGCGTGTCTGTATTACGACCTGGGGCTGTGCGCTGCCCCCTGTATCGGGGCCATCTCCCAGGAAGATTACCGCCAGATGATCGAGCATTTGTGTCAGTTTCTGGAAGGGCGCACCGAGCCGGTGATCCGGCGTCTGGAAACCGAGATGCGGGAGGCCGCAGCCGTGCTGGGTTTTGAGCGGGCGGCCCGGCTCCGGGATCAAATCCGCGCTATCCGGGAGGTGGTCCAGAAACAGCGGGTGGTCTCGCAAAAGATGCTGGACTCCGATGTGCTGGCCCTGGCGCGGGACGATGGCGAAGCGGTGGTGCAGGTGTTTTTCATCCGCGGCGGCAAGTTGATCGGCCATGAACACTTCGTGCTGGAGAACACGGAGGGGGTTCCGGATGAAGAGGTGTTGGCCGACTTCCTCAAACAGTTTTACGAGTCCCATGCTGCCCTGCCGCGCCAGGTGCTGTTGCCGCACGAGGTGGAGGAGGCGCGCCTGATCACCCAATGGCTGCGGCAGCGGGGGCGCGGCGAGCGGGTGGAAATCGTGGTCCCCCAGGACGAGGAGCAGCAGGCCCTGGTGGCGTTGGCCGCTCAGAACGCCGCCGAGACTCTGCGCGTGCTCCGGGCCCGCTGGGAGGCGGAAAAGCACCGCCAGACCGAGGCCCTGGCGGCCCTGCAGGAGGCTCTGGACCTGGAGCGCCCGCCCAATCGCATCGAGGGCTACGATATCTCCAACCTGCAGGGCACGGCCATCGTGGGCAGCATGGTGGTGTTTGAACAGGGCGTGCCCAACAAGCGGTTGTACCGGCGGTTCAATATCCGCTCGGTGGTGGGTCACCCCGACGATTTCGCCAGCATGGAAGAGGTGCTCACCCGGCGCTTCCGCCGCTGGCAGGGCGCCCAGGCCAGGGCAGGGGCGCCGGGGGCAAACCCCGACCCTGCTTTTGGCCGGTTGCCCGATTTGTTGCTCATCGACGGTGGCAAAGGCCAGTTGGCGCGCGCGGTGCAGGTGCTGGAACGTTTTGGTTTGCAGGAGCGTGTGGCTGTGGTATCCTTAGCCAAGCGCGAAGAGGAAGTGTTCCTCCCCGCTCGTCCTGCGCCGTTGAAGTTGCCGCGCGATCACGCGGGCCTCTTTCTGCTCCAGCGGGTGCGGGATGAGGCCCATCGCTTCGCCGTGGCCGGGCATCGTGCCCGGCGGCAGCGGCAAAACCTGCGTTCGTTGTTGGAGGAGGTACCCGGCGTGGGGCCTAAACGGCGGCAGGCGTTGCTGGCCCGTTTCGGCTCCCTGGAAGCCATCCGTCAAGCCTCCGTTGAGGAGTTGGCCCAGGTGCGGGGTATTTCCCAGGCGTTGGCCCGCCAGATCAAGCAGGCTTTGGAGTGAGCATCATGGCGACGGCTTGGGTGGTCGACGACGACCGTGAGATGTGCGAGGCTATGGGGTTGATGCTGCGCTTGTTGGGCTACGCGCCTCGCGCCTTTTTCGATGCCCGCAGCGCAGCTAAAGCCTTGTTGGCCGGGGAACGCCCGGATCTGGTCCTGCTCGATCTCAACATGCCCGAGGTGGGCGGCGATGACCTGCTGGAATTCATCCGCAGTCGTCAGCGCTGGCAGAACATCCCTGTGGTCATGTTGACTTCCGAATTCGCTGAAACCGAACAGGCGCGCCTGTTGCAGTTGGGTGCCAATGGGTATTTGACGAAGCCGGTGACGCTGGAAGAACTGCAAGATGTCTTATCTCAACTTTTTCGTTAGGAGGACGGCATGGCCAAGAAGAAAGCCAAGAAGCGTAACCCGCAAAAGCAGACCAAGCCCCGCATGACGGCCCGCGAGCGGGCCATGCGCCGGCAGCAGATCATCTTCGGGGTGATCGGCTTGCTGATCATCCTCTCCTTTGTGGTGACCCTGGTGCGCTAAGGTGCCCCCTGGCTGCTCTGCCGGGTGGAGGATATGGGCGAACGCTGGCGAAAAGGGTTGCCCTACCTCGGGTTGTTGTGGGCCCTGGTGGGAGGAGGGCTGTTGCTGCTGTGGAGTTGGCTTCCGCCGCCGGCGCCCCCAGCCGAGGCGGAGCCCACGGCCTGGGTGCGGGTCTGGGCCGATGGGCAGGCGCGTCTGGCGCCGCAGCGCTCCCCCTTCCCGGCGGATGTGGTGGCGGCGGGCGGCGCGCCGCTGTTCTCCGGCGACCGGGTGCGCTGCGACGGTCGCCTGGTGGACCCCTTTGCGCCCCAGGATTGCGCCGTGCTGCAGGTGGTGCGGGCGGAGCCGATGCGCCTTTACACGCCCAACGGCCCGCGGGAGGTGTTCACCACCGCCGCCACGGTGGGCCAGGCGGCCTGGGAGGCCGGCTGGCGCTGGCGGGTGAACGCCGTGTTCTTCCCCTCCACGATCACCCCTCACGCCTGGGCCTCGGCGGTGCGTTACCGGCCCTCGCGGGCGGTGAC
Proteins encoded:
- the uvrC gene encoding excinuclease ABC subunit UvrC — protein: MARTKDSLPTHLQQLLNALPERPGCYLFKDEQGEVIYVGKAVNLRNRVRSYFHASAQQHPKTRRLVQRIADLEWIVVGSELEALILEMQLIKRHRPRYNVRLKDDKRYPYIKVHWADPFPKVSVTRQPVKDGSRYYGPYTSVWAVHQTLDVLRRIFPYLTCNRTITGQDERACLYYDLGLCAAPCIGAISQEDYRQMIEHLCQFLEGRTEPVIRRLETEMREAAAVLGFERAARLRDQIRAIREVVQKQRVVSQKMLDSDVLALARDDGEAVVQVFFIRGGKLIGHEHFVLENTEGVPDEEVLADFLKQFYESHAALPRQVLLPHEVEEARLITQWLRQRGRGERVEIVVPQDEEQQALVALAAQNAAETLRVLRARWEAEKHRQTEALAALQEALDLERPPNRIEGYDISNLQGTAIVGSMVVFEQGVPNKRLYRRFNIRSVVGHPDDFASMEEVLTRRFRRWQGAQARAGAPGANPDPAFGRLPDLLLIDGGKGQLARAVQVLERFGLQERVAVVSLAKREEEVFLPARPAPLKLPRDHAGLFLLQRVRDEAHRFAVAGHRARRQRQNLRSLLEEVPGVGPKRRQALLARFGSLEAIRQASVEELAQVRGISQALARQIKQALE
- a CDS encoding response regulator; protein product: MATAWVVDDDREMCEAMGLMLRLLGYAPRAFFDARSAAKALLAGERPDLVLLDLNMPEVGGDDLLEFIRSRQRWQNIPVVMLTSEFAETEQARLLQLGANGYLTKPVTLEELQDVLSQLFR